The following proteins come from a genomic window of Nicotiana tomentosiformis chromosome 12, ASM39032v3, whole genome shotgun sequence:
- the LOC104105943 gene encoding universal stress protein PHOS32-like, producing the protein MSGKPVLIFAVDDSEHSFYALEWTLDHYFACPSTSPFKLVVIHAKSNAYAACAVGMAGPGRIDVLTLIETDIKRGAEKVIEKTKELCKSKRLKEVSCEVIEGDARNVICDAVDKHHASLLVMGSHGYGAFKRAVLGSVSDYCSHHANCSVMIVKNDTKPKQ; encoded by the exons ATGAGTGGGAAACCAGTGTTGATATTTGCAGTTGATGATAGTGAGCATAGTTTCTATGCCCTTGAATGGACACTTGATCATTACTTTGCTTGTCCCTCAACTTCCCCCTTTAAGCTTGTGGTTATTCATGCAAAATCTAATGCATATGCTGCATGTGCAGTAGGAATGGCTGGACCAG GAAGAATTGATGTGCTTACCCTCATAGAAACAGATATTAAAAGGGGAGCAGAGAAAGTTATTGAAAAAACAAAAGAATTATGCAAGAGTAAAAGACTAAAAGAAGTATCATGTGAAGTAATTGAAGGTGATGCTAGAAATGTTATTTGTGATGCTGTTGACAAACACCATGCCTCTCTCTTGGTCATGGGTAGTCATGGTTATGGAGCTTTCAAGAG GGCTGTATTGGGCAGTGTAAGTGACTACTGCTCTCATCATGCAAATTGCTCTGTGATGATTGTGAAGAATGATACAAAGCCAAAGCAATAA